The Gammaproteobacteria bacterium nucleotide sequence TTCCCTATTCGGCCCAGGACTATTTGCGCGATTACGGCGACACCGGCCTGGAGCCGCCCCTGGCCGGCGCCGGGCGCCGCCATTGGTTCGGCACCGACGAAAACGGTGCCGACGTGCTCTCGCGCATGATCCACGCCGCCCGCATCGCTCTCAGCATCGGTTTTGTGGCCACCGGCATCGCCCTGGTCATCGGCGTCATCATCGGGGGGCTGATGGGCTATTTCTCCGGCGTGGTGGATATCCTGGGGATGCGCTTGCTGGAGATTTTCGAAGCCATTCCGGTGATCTTTTTGCTGCTCACCCTGGTGGCCTTTTTCGGCCGTGATCTGTACATGATGATGGTGATCATCGGCCTGACCGGGTGGCCCGGCTTCGCCCGCTACGTGCGGGCCGAGTTTTTGCGCCTGCGCCAGCAGGAGTTCGTGCAGGCTGCCATTGCCTGCGGTCTGCCCCTGCGCTCGGTGTTGTTCCGCCACATGCTGCCCAACGGCATGGCACCGGTGCTGGTGACCTTGAGCTTTTCCGTGGCCTCCGCCATCCTGGCCGAGGCCACTTTGAGCTTCCTGGGACTGGGTCCCGTGGGCGAGCCCTCCTGGGGACAGATGCTCAACCAGGCGGTGCAGGCCGCCACCTTCAACTGGTGGATGGCGGTGTTTCCCGGCGGCGCCATCTTTCTCACTGTGCTGGCCTATATGCTTATCGGCGAGGCCATCCGCGACGCCATTGACCCCTATCTCAAGAAAGCCGCCCGCTGATGCTGTTGGAGGTCGAAAATCTGCATGTCCACCTGCAAAGTGGTGACGAGACTGTCAAAGCAGTGGCCGGTGTCAGCTTCGCCATCGCCAAGGGGGAGACTTTCTGTCTGGTGGGCGAATCGGGCAGCGGCAAGTCGGTGACGGCCCTGTCGGTGATCCAGCTCCTGCCGCGGGACATCAGCCACCACCCCGCCGGTCGCATCGCTTTCGACTACCGCCACGACGACGGCCGGGTGGAACGGGTGGACATGCTCACCGCGTCGGAAGCGCGCAAGCGGGCCATTCGCGGCGCCCGCATGGCCATGATCTTCCAAGAGCCCATGACTTCGCTGAACCCGGTGTTCACCATCGGCGACCAGATTATGGAGGCCTTGCAGATCCACCGTCCCGCCATGGCGGCCTCGGAAGCGCGGGAGCGGGCCATCCTGGCCCTGGAGCAGGTGCAGATTCCCAAGGCCAAAGAGCGGGTGGACGACTATCCCCACCGCCTCTCCGGCGGCCAGCGCCAGCGGGTCATGATCGCCATGGCCATGGCCTGCGAGCCGGACCTGCTCATCGCCGACGAGCCCACCACCGCCCTGGACGTGACCGTGCAGGCGGAAATCCTGCGGCTCATGCGCGACTTGCAGGAGCGCAAGGGCATGAGCATGTTGTTCATCACCCACGATTTCGGCGTGGTGGCGCAAATGGCCCGGCGGCTGGCGGTGATGCGTTTGGGCAAGATCGTGGAAAGTGGCACTGTGGACGAGGTATTGCGCCATCCCCGGCATGATTACACCCGGCAGTTGCTGGCGGCCTTGCCGGAGAATCTGAAGAGAAACAGCCCCCCCTCCCCGGCCGGCCTCAGGCAGAGGGGGGAGGAAGAAGAGCGCTTGATTCAAAATGAGAAACAAAACATGGGCGTTGCCGGCGGACGTCGCGTGCCGGCGTCACATGCTGACGTGTCTGCCCCCCCCTTTGCAAAAGGGGGGGCGGGGGAGATATCGTCCCCCCCGCCGCTGATTGATTTGCGGGATCTGCAAGTTTATTTCCCCGTCAAAAAAGGCCTGCTGCGCCGCACCGCCGATTACGTCAAAGCGGTGGACGGCGTGGATCTCGCCATCCCCAAGGGGCAGATCCTGGCCCTGGTGGGCGAGTCCGGCTGCGGCAAGACCACCTTGGGGCGGGCGATATTGCGCCTGGCGGAGCCCACCGGGGGGCAGATACACTATGCGGGCCGGGACATCACCGGCCTCAGCCGGGCCCAGGTGCGGCCCCTGCGGCGGGAGCTGCAAATCATTTTTCAAGATCCCATGTCCTCCCTCAATCCCCGCCTGACCATCGCCGAGACCCTCACCGAGCCCATGAAGGCCCATGGCCTCGGTGCCTCCAAAGAAGAGAGGCTGGAGCGGGCCCGGAGTCTGTTGCAACGGGTGCAACTGGCGCCCGAGCACCTGTGGCGCTATCCTCATGAATTCTCCGGCGGCCAGCGCCAGCGCATCGGCATCGCCCGGGCCCTGGCCCTGCAGCCGCGCTTCATTGTCTGCGACGAAGTGACCAGCGCCTTGGACGTGTCAGTGCAGGCGGAAGTGTTGCAACTGCTGTTAAGCCTGCGCGACGAGCATCAACTCACCTTGTTGTTCATCACCCACAACATTGGCGTGGTGGAATACGTGAGCGACGAGACCGCGGTGATGTTCGGCGGCCGCATCGTAGAGCGCGGCCCCACGGCGCAAGTGTGCGGCCGGCCGCGCCATCCCTATACCCAGAAACTCCTTGCCGCCGTGCCGCGGCTGGTTCTTTGAGTCGTGGCCGGGCCGGTCTTGCGGGTGCGGGAACTCGGCGTTGCCCTGGCCGCGGGCGGGAGGGAGCGGCGTCCGGTGGACGGCGTCAGTTTTGACCTTGGGGGCGGTGAGACCTTCGCCCTGCTGGGCGAGTCCGGTTGTGGCAAATCCATGACCGCGTTGGCGCTGATGGGGCTGCTGCCGCGCAGCGCCCGGGCCGGGGGCAGCGTGCGCTTGGGGGGAGAGGAACTGCTCGGCCTGTCCGAGGCCGCTCTCAGCGCCGTGCGGGGCGCCCGCATGGCCATGATCTTTCAAGAGCCCATGAGCGCCCTCAACCCCGTGTTCACCGTGGGCGAGCAGATCGGTGAAGCGCTCAGGCGCCACCGCGGCCTGCGGGGCCGGGCCTTGCAGGAGCACATGGTGGCGTTGCTCGATGCCGTGCGCATCCCCGATCCCCGGCGGCGCGCCCGGGATTATCCGCAC carries:
- a CDS encoding ABC transporter permease yields the protein MTERPDSTARRLREARRSRGFAAKVSREVLAQWGARLGLLWVGLLVVAAVFAPFLANSHPLLVLEEGGWHSPALRFLTAADATLLAAFFTLLLLWPLPLRLRVKLLLFAAVAAVAAVVSHAFLAPPQLTVYEQYREAQGAGRYQRVIYAPIPYSAQDYLRDYGDTGLEPPLAGAGRRHWFGTDENGADVLSRMIHAARIALSIGFVATGIALVIGVIIGGLMGYFSGVVDILGMRLLEIFEAIPVIFLLLTLVAFFGRDLYMMMVIIGLTGWPGFARYVRAEFLRLRQQEFVQAAIACGLPLRSVLFRHMLPNGMAPVLVTLSFSVASAILAEATLSFLGLGPVGEPSWGQMLNQAVQAATFNWWMAVFPGGAIFLTVLAYMLIGEAIRDAIDPYLKKAAR
- a CDS encoding ABC transporter ATP-binding protein → MLLEVENLHVHLQSGDETVKAVAGVSFAIAKGETFCLVGESGSGKSVTALSVIQLLPRDISHHPAGRIAFDYRHDDGRVERVDMLTASEARKRAIRGARMAMIFQEPMTSLNPVFTIGDQIMEALQIHRPAMAASEARERAILALEQVQIPKAKERVDDYPHRLSGGQRQRVMIAMAMACEPDLLIADEPTTALDVTVQAEILRLMRDLQERKGMSMLFITHDFGVVAQMARRLAVMRLGKIVESGTVDEVLRHPRHDYTRQLLAALPENLKRNSPPSPAGLRQRGEEEERLIQNEKQNMGVAGGRRVPASHADVSAPPFAKGGAGEISSPPPLIDLRDLQVYFPVKKGLLRRTADYVKAVDGVDLAIPKGQILALVGESGCGKTTLGRAILRLAEPTGGQIHYAGRDITGLSRAQVRPLRRELQIIFQDPMSSLNPRLTIAETLTEPMKAHGLGASKEERLERARSLLQRVQLAPEHLWRYPHEFSGGQRQRIGIARALALQPRFIVCDEVTSALDVSVQAEVLQLLLSLRDEHQLTLLFITHNIGVVEYVSDETAVMFGGRIVERGPTAQVCGRPRHPYTQKLLAAVPRLVL